The window CGACGTGCAGGACGAGCGGTCCGGGACCGACGTCGGCGGGAACGCCGGCACTGACGTCGACGCGAACGCGTAGCTTCGTAACCCGATACAACCTGGTTCGGTTCCGAACTGCTATACCGTTCGAGTCCCAATCCGGATTCAGACGATGTCACGACCCCAGACCCCGCCCCAGGAGGAACAATCCGACGCCTGCCCCGTGATCGCGTCCCTCGAGCAGATCGGTTCGAAGTGGCGACTGGCCGTACTACACGAACTGCTCGAAGGCGAACAGCGGTTCAACGAACTCAAGCGATCGACGGGCGCGAACGCACGCACTCTCTCGCGGGTGCTCGACGACCTCGGCGAGATGGGGTTCGTCGAACGACGAATGGAAGAAGACGCCCCCATCGCGACCTACTACAGTCTCACCGCGAAGGGGGAGTCGCTCGAGCCGGTGTTCGACGAGATCGACTGCTGGGCGGGTAGCTGGCTCGAGGGTGACGAGTTAAGCCGGTAGTAGTTGTCGCGAAAACGATTCTAAATCCGGGACTGCCCGCAACAGCTGATTCGAAACCCGTCTCTCACGGATCCAGCCGTAATCCGCCATCGACAGGAATCCGGATGCCCGTTAGGTATTCTGCCTTATCTGACACAAGGAATTCGACGACGTTGGCAATGTCCTCGGGAACGCCCATCCGTCCCCACGGAACTCGCTCGTGCATTGCCTGAGTCCGCTCCGGATCCGACAGAATTTCCTCGTTCATGGGAGTTTCAAAGATTCCTGGCGCAATACAGTTGACTGCAATTCGGTGGTCAGCGAGCTCCAAGGCCATATCTTTGGTGAGCATATGTACGCCGGCCTTCGAGCTGTCGTAGTGGATTTTTTCGGTCCGTGGGACGGTATCGTGATAGCTGGAGATGTTAATGATGTTTCCCTCGATCCCTTCTTCGATCATGTGATTAGCGACCGCCTGACCGAGCAAGAACTGTCCTTTCAGGTTTACGTCAAGTACTCGATCCCACTCGGATTCGGGTAATTCAGTAAAGGGGTGTACTGTCTCCACTGCGGCATTGTTCACGAGGACCTCAATTGGGCCGAGTTGGTCGATAGTTTCCGCTACTATTCTTTCTACTTGCCCAGAATCGGAGACATCCCCTGGTACGGCGTTTGCTGTTCCCCCATCGTTCCGGATCTTTTCGGCAGTCTTCTCAGCGGCCTCTGGGCTGATGTCATTGACTGCAACGGCATACGATTCCGCTAATTGTATTGCTATCCCACGACCGATTCCTCCACCTGCACCGGTGACGAAAGCGACTCGATCGGTCATGTAGCTAGCTCTCATCCCTTTGCTGGAGAATCTTTTCCTTTCACAAGTAGTGAATCGCGAAAATCATAGTAACGGTATTGCGATAGAGCTAAATCAATAACAAATACATCAGTGAACACATATGGAGGAGGCCAGCAACGGCGATATAGAGACGGAGGCCACTGATCGCATCGTCATTGCTAACGGCCAATACCTGGACAAACAGTACTTCCACGAGGCGAGAAAGACGATGGCTCGTGACTGGGACCTCCGCAAAATCGCTTGGCTTGGCCCTCCATTGTGGGTAGTTCTGTCAGGTATCTCTCTGATTTATATTGGGATGCAACTCCGAAACGGTGTTACAGGCGCGTCACTCATCGGGACTTTTGATACGATCAGTGAACGAACGGCACAAACGGACCTATCCGTCTTGTACGGGCTCGTCCTGGACAACGCTCACTGGTTCGTACTCCTCCCTGTCGTCGTTTGGCTCCTCGTAACTGGACTGCCTATATTCCTAAAAAAGGCAATTGCAGCGGTCATAACCTCTATTTTCAAGATCGGACGTGGTTTCGTTCGGGCAAGCCGGAGTGTCAATCCCGAGACCTGGCAGAAATCGAACTACTGGAATCCATTCATGAGCCATCTTTCAGATCGAGATCCGCTCGTCGTTCTCAACCACGGATCGGATCAGTCGATTTCTGGCACATTCTCTGACAGTCCATATTACGGTAATGTCCTCGTTGATAGCGTGTACGTCGAAATAGAGGGGGATCTCGGATATCGACAACGGCTTTTCACCTACCTATACGATCATCGAGTCCGGTGGGGGTGGAGGATTCTTTTGGGGTTGAGCGCTCTTATCGTCGGAATGTGGACGATTGATCCGTTCCTCGAGATCCCGACCACACCAATGGGAGAAACCGTCCCATGGAGTCGTCTCGTCTTCGGCGCCGTGTTCCTCTGGGTCATTCTTGGCAGTGCAATGTGGATAACCCGCTACCCACAATTTCTCGTAGGCTTCCTAGGTGAGTCGGCGGGTCTGTCCCGATACAAGCGACTGCTTAACGAACCCGATGCGGAAGATTCAGAGCGTAGTGATGGGAGAATAGGCCTCAGTAACTCCCTGTGTGGCTATGGTCTGTTCTTCGTCAGCGAATTCCTCTACCAGATATTCGGATATCAACGCTATAACGTATCACTTGAGGCAGAATTACTCCCGGAACAGCCTAATAGAGAAGTACGGGCCGACGGTACCGGACAAAAAACCGAAAAATCACAGCGTACCTCGACTGATACCTCCGACGAAAACGGGGATCCATCTTTCCGCCCCGAAGCCTACGAGCATCCGACCTCGGAACATGCCGTGGCGGCAGGCCGCGAACTGCTCTGGTCAGCGGTCCCACGGGAATCGGTCCGAGAGGGCGGTGAGAACGAGGACATTACCCTTTCTCTATCGGGCGTGGACTATTACACCGTTACCGAAAGGAAACGGAGCCTACTTGCCCGACTGCTTAACAGGTTGGAGGGCCGAAAACGCGACGATGAAAACGGGACTGTCGCTCCCTCGGACGAATCATCAGAGTCGGAGCCTGAATCCGAAGGCCGCTCCGAAACCGAGGAGATATTCGTAAAAGAACGAGCGGGTCGAGCCTCCGGAATCCGACTTCCTGTAAAGAAATTCATGAGTGTTCCGCACGAATTGTCCCCTGAAACGGTCCGTAATCCCCCGAAGCCCGTTCCGG of the Halobiforma lacisalsi AJ5 genome contains:
- a CDS encoding winged helix-turn-helix transcriptional regulator; this encodes MSRPQTPPQEEQSDACPVIASLEQIGSKWRLAVLHELLEGEQRFNELKRSTGANARTLSRVLDDLGEMGFVERRMEEDAPIATYYSLTAKGESLEPVFDEIDCWAGSWLEGDELSR
- a CDS encoding SDR family NAD(P)-dependent oxidoreductase, with the protein product MTDRVAFVTGAGGGIGRGIAIQLAESYAVAVNDISPEAAEKTAEKIRNDGGTANAVPGDVSDSGQVERIVAETIDQLGPIEVLVNNAAVETVHPFTELPESEWDRVLDVNLKGQFLLGQAVANHMIEEGIEGNIINISSYHDTVPRTEKIHYDSSKAGVHMLTKDMALELADHRIAVNCIAPGIFETPMNEEILSDPERTQAMHERVPWGRMGVPEDIANVVEFLVSDKAEYLTGIRIPVDGGLRLDP